The Chloroflexota bacterium genome window below encodes:
- the deoC gene encoding deoxyribose-phosphate aldolase, which translates to MTNKPTLHSIAKMIDHSLLHPTMTDQELTAGCRLALHHNVASVCIKPYAVPLASNLLKGSDVAVGTVIGFPHGNSQPAVKLLEAERALSDGATELDMVVNIGKVLSSDWNAVSGEIRLINELVTSNGALLKVIFENDFLPQDEFKVHLCHLCSEHGVAFVKTSTGYGFVKGDDGRYSYQGATDHDLALMRRESAPEVRVKAAGGVRTLDDLLRVRTLGVTRVGATATEAILAEARARGMG; encoded by the coding sequence ATGACCAATAAACCAACCCTCCACTCCATCGCCAAGATGATCGATCACTCCCTCTTGCACCCTACCATGACCGACCAGGAACTGACCGCGGGCTGCCGATTAGCGCTGCACCACAATGTGGCCTCGGTCTGCATCAAACCCTATGCCGTTCCCCTTGCCAGCAACCTGCTGAAGGGAAGCGATGTTGCCGTGGGTACCGTGATCGGGTTTCCCCATGGCAACAGTCAACCCGCCGTGAAACTGCTGGAGGCGGAAAGAGCCCTGTCGGATGGCGCCACCGAACTGGATATGGTGGTGAACATCGGGAAAGTTCTCAGCAGCGACTGGAACGCCGTCTCCGGGGAGATTCGCCTGATCAACGAATTGGTCACCAGCAACGGCGCGCTGCTCAAGGTCATCTTCGAAAACGACTTTCTTCCCCAGGATGAGTTCAAGGTCCATCTCTGCCATCTCTGCAGCGAACACGGAGTAGCTTTCGTCAAGACCTCGACCGGGTACGGGTTCGTCAAAGGTGACGATGGGCGCTACAGCTATCAGGGTGCGACCGATCACGACCTGGCTCTCATGCGCAGGGAAAGCGCCCCCGAGGTGAGGGTCAAGGCTGCAGGCGGTGTCCGTACCCTGGATGATCTGCTGAGAGTCCGGACGCTCGGCGTGACCCGCGTCGGCGCGACGGCGACGGAGGCGATTTTGGCCGAAGCGCGGGCGCGCGGCATGGGGTGA
- a CDS encoding C45 family peptidase, which translates to MTQIPIRPKRITLLLLMCALAASCTLPVPVLAPVDNIAPAQRDQPPGDALVAGTTGLTSSEAATLASLEKVDAYPLYTMQYHGDYVRNETACAPERDSLFSTDWACSLFAVLGDRDNMLFGRNFDWQYSPALLLFTDPSEGHRSVSMVDIAYLGFAGENARDLLDLPLNERRSLLRAPFLPFDGMNERGLVVGMAAVPPGNKSPDPAKDTVGSLGIMRKILDGAATVGEAVAIMEGVNIDFGGGPSVHYLIADAAGRSVLVEYYRGDMVVIPNDELWQAATNFLRSAAGATAEVQCRRHDTISSQLQTSDGALSETEAMALLADVAQPNTQWSIVYGISNGEINVAMGGDYGNVFRMKIMD; encoded by the coding sequence ATGACCCAAATCCCTATCAGGCCGAAACGAATCACCCTGCTCCTCTTGATGTGCGCTCTTGCTGCCAGTTGCACGTTGCCTGTCCCCGTCCTTGCACCGGTAGACAATATTGCTCCAGCTCAGCGCGATCAGCCACCTGGTGATGCGCTTGTTGCCGGCACCACCGGGTTGACCTCCTCGGAAGCAGCCACATTGGCAAGTCTGGAGAAGGTCGATGCATATCCCCTCTACACCATGCAATACCACGGTGATTATGTTCGGAATGAGACGGCATGTGCACCCGAAAGGGACTCACTGTTTTCTACCGACTGGGCCTGTTCGCTCTTTGCGGTGCTGGGCGATCGCGACAACATGCTCTTCGGACGCAACTTCGATTGGCAGTATAGCCCGGCCCTGCTGCTCTTCACCGATCCCTCCGAGGGCCACCGTTCCGTCTCCATGGTGGACATTGCCTACCTGGGATTTGCCGGTGAAAACGCCCGCGACTTGCTTGATCTGCCCCTGAATGAACGAAGGTCATTGCTGAGGGCTCCCTTTTTGCCCTTCGACGGCATGAACGAGAGAGGTCTGGTTGTCGGCATGGCGGCCGTGCCACCGGGCAATAAATCGCCAGACCCGGCAAAGGACACCGTGGGATCTCTGGGCATCATGCGGAAAATTCTGGATGGTGCCGCCACAGTGGGCGAGGCGGTCGCGATCATGGAAGGGGTTAACATCGACTTCGGCGGTGGCCCGTCGGTTCACTACCTGATCGCCGATGCTGCAGGCAGGTCGGTGCTCGTGGAGTATTACCGGGGAGACATGGTGGTCATACCCAACGACGAGCTCTGGCAGGCGGCCACCAACTTCCTGCGCAGCGCAGCCGGCGCCACAGCCGAGGTCCAGTGCCGGCGCCATGACACCATCAGCAGCCAGTTACAGACTTCCGATGGCGCCCTGTCCGAAACAGAAGCCATGGCCCTATTGGCCGATGTGGCTCAGCCCAACACCCAATGGTCCATCGTTTACGGGATATCGAACGGCGAGATAAACGTTGCCATGGGTGGAGATTATGGCAATGTGTTCCGGATGAAGATCATGGATTGA